A genomic region of Pongo pygmaeus isolate AG05252 chromosome 7, NHGRI_mPonPyg2-v2.0_pri, whole genome shotgun sequence contains the following coding sequences:
- the LOC129043069 gene encoding protein FAM90A3-like produces MGIRKRARKSFRASDSLPQKLPDAQESDFRWDVNRKLGNYCQKEHDHNEPKRVEGNDVRPESSENGHRGSAVQFTVVSKRLLEEKTHEGVVRVLCRQTYGGEEREALKMDHGRDCMSRRISLLTLRPTWRYSKYGPIKRSDRLVVRSAHHRTGKELAGGFLWGMKTMARRDPKTGANRLVRAQTLQKQRRAPVGPRAPPPDEEDPRLKCKNCGAFGHTARSTRCPMKCWNAALVPQTFGKKEGKENLKPWKPRIEAKPGPLNKDKGEKEERPRQQDPQRKALLHIFSGKPPEKPLPNRKGSTESSDYLRVASGQMPVHATSKRPRVDPVLTDRSATQMSDRGSALASLSPLRKASRSSSSSLGAKERQTGAAADIPQPAVRHQGPEPLLVVKPTHSSPEGGCREVPQAASKTHGLLQAISPQAQDQLPAVTSQPCPPAPTQGLGLGSNLSFRPGAKRPAQAPIQACPNFPKKPRLGRFQIPENATQGVELGAPENLQPPPAATELGPSRSPQMGRRTPAQVPSVDRQPPHSRPCLPTAQACTMSHHPAASYDPAQPLRVLFRRLENGCWSSSLLTAPSFHSPEKPGAFLAQSPRVSEKSEGPCVRVPPSVLYEDLRVSSSSEDSDSDLE; encoded by the exons CAGAAGGAGCATGACCACAATGAACCAAAGAGGGTGGAAGGAAACGATGTGAGACCAGAAAGCTCAGAGAACGGCCACAGGGGGTC TGCAGTCCAATTCACGGTGGTTTCCAAGCGCCTCCTGGAGGAGAAAACACATGAGGGTGTTGTCAGGGTTCTCTGCCGACAGACTTACggtggggaagaaagagaagctcTGAAGATGGATCATGGCCGTGACTGCATGTCAAGGAGAATCTCCTTGCTGACACTGAGGCCTACGTGGAGATATAGTAAATACGGTCCAATTAAAAG atCTGACCGACTGGTGGTGAGGTCTGCTCATCACCGCACCGGCAAGGAGTTAGCTGGGGGCTTCCTGTGG GGGATGAAGACGATGGCACGTCGTGACCCCAAAACCGGGGCAAACAGACTCGTGCGAGCCCAGACCCTCCAGAAGCAGCGGAGGGCCCCAGTTGGGCCAAGGGCTCCCCCGCCCGATGAAGAAGACCCCAGG CTCAAGTGCAAAAACTGCGGGGCCTTTGGCCACACGGCCAGAAGTACCAGGTGCCCCATGAAGTGCTGGAACGCAGCCCTGGTTCCACAGACCTttgggaaaaaggaagggaaggaaaacctGAAGCCGTGGAAGCCCCGGATTGAAGCGAAGCCGGGGCCCTTGAACAAGgataagggagagaaggaagagagaccaAG gCAACAAGACCCGCAGAGGAAGGCTCTCCTCCACATATTTTCCGGCAAACCTCCAGAGAAGCCGCTGCCAAATCGAAAAGGATCCACGGAATCTTCGGATTATCTGAGG gtTGCAAGCGGGCAAATGCCGGTCCACGCAACCAGTAAGAGGCCGCGCGTGGACCCTGTCCTCACCGATCGCTCAGCTACCCAAATGTCTGACAGGGGCTCCGCCTTGGCTTCACTGTCTCCCCTCAGAAAAGCCAGTCGGAGCTCCTCCTCAAGTCTTGGAGCAAAGGAAAGACAGACAGGGGCTGCGGCCGACATCCCTCAGCCTGCAGTGAGGCACCAGGGCCCCGAGCCTCTCCTCGTGGTGAAGCCGACACACAGCAGCCCTGAGGGTGGCTGCCGAGAAGTTCCCCAGGCCGCCTCCAAAACCCACGGCCTGCTCCAGGCCATCAGCCCCCAGGCACAAGACCAGCTTCCTGCGGTGACCTCACAGCCCTGCCCACCAGCCCCCACACAGGGCTTGGGCCTCGGCTCCAATCTCAGCTTCAGGCCAGGAGCCAAGAGACCTGCGCAGGCTCCGATTCAGGCTTGCCCGAACTTCCCCAAGAAACCGAGACTGGGTCGCTTCCAGATCCCCGAAAACGCCACCCAGGGAGTTGAGCTGGGGGCCCCGGAGaatctgcaacctccgccagcCGCAACGGAACTTGGACCAAGTAGGTCGCCCCAGATGGGCAGGAGGACACCCGCCCAGGTGCCCAGCGTCGACCGGCAGCCACCGCACAGCAGACCTTGCCTGCCTACCGCCCAGGCCTGCACCATGTCCCATCACCCAGCGGCCAGCTATGATCCGgcccagcctctcagagtgctctTCCGGAGACTGGAAAACGGATGCTGGAGCTCCAGCCTCCTGACAGCCCCCTCATTTCACTCTCCTGAGAAGCCGGGAGCCTTCCTCGCTCAGAGCCCTCGTGTCTCAGAGAAGTCCGAGGGTCCCTGTGTTCGTGTCCCACCGAGCGTCCTCTATGAGGACCTTCGGGTTTCCTCCTCCTCAGAGGACAGCGATTCTGACCTGGAGTGA